A single genomic interval of Spinacia oleracea cultivar Varoflay chromosome 6, BTI_SOV_V1, whole genome shotgun sequence harbors:
- the LOC130462771 gene encoding uncharacterized protein isoform X1, whose protein sequence is MLSHRSRQVLIWLPLTYFICVLFCLGPFRGPSRALKYKKLRITEPGKVKVHIPSSLGAAVGKNANQFVGECADWVKEICPLNVQSWNDMPEDAIDRLYSRIHAKFDFGEGAHIPKAIHIQCSNLYRHWRERLKADHFTKCKTLKEAERACPATIDLTQWRWLIYNYWGNPKQREKSEKNRANALSKKIKSACGSKSTARIIYELELEAENEQEVNEDEQEVNETNGDPIYLKLWEKSKRHKNGKFDDEAEIKYKAFKELHEKEVREKGADNLILDIAYKEVLGYRSGYARGLGKGHPVLSKDGKKGRAELEANVEHLQNENSMIRAEFESHKLEAKKKQQELEQKLQLIMDKIGLT, encoded by the exons ATGTTATCGCATAGGAGTAGACAGGTTCTGATATGGCTGCCCCTGACTTATTTTATTTGTGTTCTTTTTTGCTTAGGTCCTTTTCGAGGTCCAAGTAGAGCACTTAAATATAAAAAACTGAGAATTACCGAACCAGGAAAGGTTAAGGTTCATATTCCATCCTCATTGGGAGCTGCTGTGGGTAAGAATGCAAACCAATTTGTGGGTGAATGTGCTGattgggtgaaggaaatatgcccTCTTAATGTTCAAAGCTGGAATGATATGCCTGAAGACGCAATAGATCGGTTGTATAGTAGGATTCAT GCAAAGTTTGACTTCGGTGAAGGTGCACACATTCCAAAAGCGATACACATTCAGTGCTCTAACCTTTATAGGCATTGGAGAGAAAGGTTGAAGGCTGACCATTTTACAAAGTGCAAAACTTTGAAAGAAGCAGAACGTGCTTGTCCAGCAACTATAGACCTTACCCAATGGAGGTGGCTTATATATAATTATTGGGGCAATCCTAAACAGAGG GAAAAGAGTGAAAAGAATCGGGCGAATGCTCTTTCAAAGAAGATCAAGTCCGCATGTGGTTCCAAATCAACCGCTAGGATAATTTATGAATTG GAACTTGAGGCAGAAAATGAGCAGGAGGTCAATGAAGATGAGCAGgaggtcaatgaaactaatgGTGATCCTATATATTTGAAGCTATGGGAAAAGTCAAAGAG GCATAAAAATGGGAAGTTTGACGATGAGGCCGAAATCAAGTACAAGGCATTTAAAGAGTTACATGAAAAAGAAGTCAGAGAGAAAGGAGCTGACAATCTTATTTTGGATATTGCCTACAAAGAAGTGCTTGGATATCGTTCGGGTTATGCACGTGGGTTAGGTAAAGGTCACCCTGTGTTATCCAAGGATGGGAAGAAAGGAAGAGCAGAGCTAGAAGCTAATGTGGAGCATCTGCAGAATGAAAATAGCATGATCAGAGCAGAATTTGAGTCTCATAAACTGGAGGCTAAGAAGAAACAGCAAGAATTAGAACAAAAGCTTCAGTTAATCATGGACAAGATTGGCTTGACATAA
- the LOC130462771 gene encoding uncharacterized protein isoform X2 has protein sequence MLSHRSRQVLIWLPLTYFICVLFCLGPFRGPSRALKYKKLRITEPGKVKVHIPSSLGAAVGKNANQFVGECADWVKEICPLNVQSWNDMPEDAIDRLYSRIHAKFDFGEGAHIPKAIHIQCSNLYRHWRERLKADHFTKCKTLKEAERACPATIDLTQWRWLIYNYWGNPKQREKSEKNRANALSKKIKSACGSKSTARIIYELELEAENEQEVNEDEQEVNETNGDPIYLKLWEKSKSFITIGIKMGSLTMRPKSSTRHLKSYMKKKSERKELTILFWILPTKKCLDIVRVMHVG, from the exons ATGTTATCGCATAGGAGTAGACAGGTTCTGATATGGCTGCCCCTGACTTATTTTATTTGTGTTCTTTTTTGCTTAGGTCCTTTTCGAGGTCCAAGTAGAGCACTTAAATATAAAAAACTGAGAATTACCGAACCAGGAAAGGTTAAGGTTCATATTCCATCCTCATTGGGAGCTGCTGTGGGTAAGAATGCAAACCAATTTGTGGGTGAATGTGCTGattgggtgaaggaaatatgcccTCTTAATGTTCAAAGCTGGAATGATATGCCTGAAGACGCAATAGATCGGTTGTATAGTAGGATTCAT GCAAAGTTTGACTTCGGTGAAGGTGCACACATTCCAAAAGCGATACACATTCAGTGCTCTAACCTTTATAGGCATTGGAGAGAAAGGTTGAAGGCTGACCATTTTACAAAGTGCAAAACTTTGAAAGAAGCAGAACGTGCTTGTCCAGCAACTATAGACCTTACCCAATGGAGGTGGCTTATATATAATTATTGGGGCAATCCTAAACAGAGG GAAAAGAGTGAAAAGAATCGGGCGAATGCTCTTTCAAAGAAGATCAAGTCCGCATGTGGTTCCAAATCAACCGCTAGGATAATTTATGAATTG GAACTTGAGGCAGAAAATGAGCAGGAGGTCAATGAAGATGAGCAGgaggtcaatgaaactaatgGTGATCCTATATATTTGAAGCTATGGGAAAAGTCAAAGAG TTTTATCACCATAGGCATAAAAATGGGAAGTTTGACGATGAGGCCGAAATCAAGTACAAGGCATTTAAAGAGTTACATGAAAAAGAAGTCAGAGAGAAAGGAGCTGACAATCTTATTTTGGATATTGCCTACAAAGAAGTGCTTGGATATCGTTCGGGTTATGCACGTGGGTTAG
- the LOC130464290 gene encoding uncharacterized protein: MDNDRSWMHIQGLSNRLQPTYRNGVKSFLEFAFKDTILNTGAKKRCPCLKCRNYIDHDRETMRAHLFRVGIEPDYNPWIFHGEEQSLDMGNMEMSEEEGDWFDDEDPLVSEEMAALVHDATNVVPENLNEEEEEDRAEIPDKFHRLMKDAEEELFSGCKTFSRLEFIVTLLHIKVSGHWPEKSFSLLLNALQKAFNYDPKFPKSSREAQKYTKDLGLNYVKIHACVNHCILYRKEYENADSCPTCEESRWKEGSGEFDDSVTFSESQGTSQRIPRIPRLVLRHFPLVPRLQRLFMSSKIAKHMRWHKDRKRVDKDVLRHPSDSKAWEKLDDSFPDFAADPRNVRLGLSTDGFNPGAHLGTKYSIWPVFLVPYNLPPWMCMTSPYIMLSLLIPGPKSPGNDIDVFLEPLIDELQELWEVGVKTYDSHSRQNFNMKAALLWTMSDFPAYGNLSGWSTCGKLACPTCHKHTWHKRLKHGSKECFKGTRMFLEPDHRWRNDKKSFDGEKERRPPPIPLSGDEILEAFDGVPNVIFGKKRKRTDRYLFDQWKKLSIFFRLPYWSKLLIRHNLDVMHIEKNICDSILGTILDIPNKTKDTLKARKDLKEMNVHHNLIPIKIGDKYAIPRAPYQLTSIERRKVLEFLSKVKVPDGYSSNIARCASMEDGKISNMKSHDCHVFLQDLLKPEFQGILPKEVLEPLVELSLFFKQLCSKNLKIDVLEKMEKSIAITLCKLEKVFVPAFFDIMVHLPIHLANEAKIAGPVQYRWQYRFEREMHTMKPTVSNKAQPEGSIANARIMEECLSFISRYLNGIETKFNRMSRNDMDRQESLLFKLSVFQKKGNPLGKRTFKQLSFLDWKQAQLYVLMNCQEVQPFIGEYTTIHGPKPSLVDWFRSQIWKLYTEGDPRVTTELLSLSRGPSKSVKSYQGYYVNGYRFHTKKRQRRRKTQNSGVIVKGDAESGEKDLLC; encoded by the exons ATGGATAATGATAGGAGTTGGATGCATATTCAAGGGTTGAGCAATCGGCTACAACCAACTTACCGAAATGGTGTTAAAAGTTTTCTCGAATTTGCTTTCAAGGACACAATCCTTAATACTGGGGCTAAGAAAAGGTGTCCTTGTTTGAAGTGTCGAAATTATATCGACCATGATAGAGAGACAATGCGTGCCCATCTTTTCCGAGTAGGAATAGAGCCTGACTACAATCCTTGGATATTCCATGGAGAAGAACAATCCCTAGACATGGGAAACATGGAAATGTCCGAGGAGGAAGGCGATTGGTTTGATGATGAAGATCCTCTCGTATCAGAGGAGATGGCAGCTTTGGTGCATGATGCCACAAATGTAGTGCCCGAGAATTTgaatgaggaagaagaagaggatcGTGCTGAGATTCCTGATAAATTTCATAGGTTGATGAAAGATGCAGAAGAAGAATTATTCTCGGGTTGTAAAACCTTTTCAAGGTTGGAGTTCATCGTAACTCTCTTACATATTAAGGTTAGTGGACATTGGCCTGAGAAGTCATTTAGTCTGCTCCTTAATGCATTACAAAAGGCCTTCAATTATGATCCAAAATTTCCAAAGAGCTCCCGTGAAGCCCAGAAGTACACAAAAGATCTTGGGTTGAATTATGTGAAGATCCATGCTTGTGTGAATCATTGCATTCTTTATAGAAAGGAGTATGAAAATGCCGATTCATGCCCTACTTGTGAGGAGTCCAGATGGAAAGAAGGTAGTGGTGAATTTGATGATAGTGTCACATTTTCGGAATCTCAAGGGACCTCACAACGGATTCCTAGAATACCTCGTCTAGTTCTTCGTCATTTTCCTTTAGTCCCTAGGCTTCAAAGGCTTTTTATGTCTTCAAAAATTGCTAAGCACATGAGATGGCATAAGGATAGGAAGCGAGTTGATAAGGACGTATTAAGGCATCCATCTGATTCAAAGGCATGGGAGAAGCTCGATGATTCATTTCCTGATTTTGCAGCAGATCCACGTAATGTGAGATTAGGTCTTTCAACTGATGGTTTCAATCCTGGTGCACATTTAGGCACTAAGTACAGTATATGGCCAGTCTTTTTAGTGCCATATAATCTCCCACCATGGATGTGTATGACAAGTCCTTACATCATGCTATCACTCTTAATTCCTGGTCCAAAGTCCCCCGGAAATGATATAGATGTGTTCTTGGAGCCGTTGATCGATGAACTTCAAGAGTTATGGGAAGTTGGGGTGAAAACTTATGATTCACATAGTCGCCAAAATTTTAATATGAAGGCAGCGTTATTGTGGACAATGAGTGATTTTCCTGCTTACGGGAATCTGTCTGGTTGGAGTACTTGTGGTAAACTTGCTTGCCCAACATGTCATAAGCATACTTGGCACAAGCGGTTAAAGCATGGATCGAAAGAATGCTTTAAAGGTACTCGTATGTTCTTGGAACCCGATCATAGGTGGAGAAATGACAAGAAATCTTTTGATGGGGAAAAGGAGAGACGACCACCTCCTATTCCTTTGTCAGGGGATGAGATATTAGAGGCATTTGATGGTGTCCCCAATGTGATTTTTGGGAAGAAGCGAAAGAGAACCGATCGATACTTGTTTGACCAATGGAAGAAGTTGAGCATCTTCTTTAGACTTCCTTATTGGAGTAAGCTTTTGATAAGACACAACTTAGATGTCATGCATATTGAAAAGAACATTTGTGACAGTATATTAGGAACAATACTTGATATTCCTAACAAGACAAAAGACACCTTGAAAGCTCGAAAGGATTTGAAGGAGATGAATGTGCATCATAATTTAATTCCTATTAAGATAGGTGATAAATATGCCATCCCTAGAGCACCATATCAGTTGACATCTATAGAGAGGCGTAAAGTATTGGAGTTCTTGTCCAAGGTTAAAGTGCCAGATGGTTACTCTTCTAACATAGCTCGATGTGCAAGTATGGAAGATGGAAAAATCTCAAACATGAAAAGTCATGATTGTCATGTGTTCTTGCAAGATTTGCTTAAACCGGAATTTCAAGGTATCTTACCTAAGGAGGTGCTAGAACCTTTGGTTGAGCTTAGCTTATTTTTTAAGCAATTGTGTtctaaaaatctaaaaattGATGTGTTGGAGAAGATGGAAAAGAGTATTGCAATTACTCTTTGCAAGCTTGAAAAGGTATTTGTTCCGGCTTTCTTTGATATTATGGTCCACCTTCCAATCCACTTGGCCAATGAGGCCAAGATAGCTGGCCCAGTGCAGTATCGTTGGCAATATCGGTTTGAAAG GGAAATGCACACAATGAAACCTACTGTGAGTAACAAAGCACAACCAGAAGGCTCGATAGCTAATGCACGCATAATGGAAGAATGTCTTTCCTTTATATCTAGATATCTAAATGGGATTGAGACCAAGTTCAATCGCATGAGTAGAAATGACATGGATAGGCAAGAATCTCTGTTGTTTAAGTTATCAGTTTTCCAAAAGAAGGGGAATCCACTAGGCAAAAGAACATTTAAGCAATTGAGCTTTTTGGATTGGAAGCAAGCTCAATTGTATGTTCTGATGAATTGTCAAGAAGTACAACCATTTATAGG AGAGTACACCACTATACATGGGCCAAAACCAAGTCTAGTTGATTGGTTTCGATCTCAG ATTTGGAAGCTTTACACGGAGGGGGATCCAAGAGTAACAACTGAGTTACTATCATTGTCACGAGGCCCGAGTAAGAGTGTGAAAAGCTATCAAGGATACTATGTAAATGGGTATCGCTTTCACACTAAGAAGCGTCAAAGAAGGCGAAAGACGCAAAATAGTGGAGTAATTGTTAAAGGAGATGCAGAGAGTGGAGAAAAGGACTTATTATGTTAG
- the LOC110801064 gene encoding uncharacterized protein — MLTDEQYASEHISELTSPTQTPHVEAINGDPSMIVFDSLDQICVDFFGDEAVGVDSDVDDDEDTQDANEKAIRESAPSQIFNNVAELDPILLDSWRTWSNNDSFDGEFSIGKEFDSLAQLKDIVKAYSIAKNHSFKVLESESTKYVVECKRKSSCKCSWRLRAIKDPCLASFRIVRYNGPHASNCLGDIKSIDHPLLSSDFVCNEIKDLIRADPSLKIHVIVQAVKDKFKYTITYKRAWSAKQKAIANIFGDWEKSYEEFPRYMQTLKESNPGTVVEWCTLASNEDPSVHIFLRVVWAFKPSIDGFKHCRPLITIDGTHLYGKYKGTLLIDMGTYANSQLSSLAFAIVESENGESWKWFMKCIRHLVTQREGLCVISDRHAGILQTMNEFNSGWEEPPPHHRFVLLTLPLKSTPSSIMLM, encoded by the coding sequence ATGCTTACTGATGAACAATATGCTAGTGAACACATTTCAGAGCTCACTTCTCCAACTCAAACACCACATGTAGAAGCTATAAATGGTGATCCATCTATGATAGTTTTCGATTCTCTAGATCAAATATGTGTTGATTTTTttggagatgaagcggttggGGTGGATagtgatgttgatgatgatgaagatacACAAGATGCTAATGAAAAAGCTATAAGAGAAAGCGCTCCATCTCAAATTTTCAACAATGTTGCAGAGTTGGATCCGattttgcttgattcttggaggaCTTGGTCCAACAACGACTCTTTTGATGGTGAATTTTCTATTGGGAAAGAGTTTGATTCGTTGGCGCAATTGAAAGACATAGTCAAAGCTTATTCCATAGCTAAAAATCATTCATTTAAGGTATTGGAGAGTGAGTCCACAAAATACGTAGTTGAGTGTAAAAGAAAGAGTTCATGCAAATGCTCATGGAGGTTACGTGCAATCAAGGATCCTTGTCTTGCGTCATTCAGAATTGTGAGGTATAATGGCCCCCATGCAAGTAATTGTTTGGGTGACATAAAATCAATCGATCATCCTCTTCTCTCCTCTGATTTTGTATGCAATGAGATAAAAGATCTTATTCGTGCCGATCCTtctttgaaaatccatgttATTGTGCAAGCGGTGAAAGACAAGTTTAAGTATACCATCACTTACAAGAGAGCTTGGTCAGCGAAACAAAAGGCTATTGCGAACATTTTTGGTGATTGGGAGAAATCTTACGAAGAGTTTCCTAGGTACATGCAAACATTGAAGGAGTCTAATCCAGGAACCGTCGTGGAATGGTGTACCTTGGCTTCTAATGAAGATCCTTCCGTCCACATTTTTTTGAGAGTGGTTTGGGCATTCAAGCCTTCCATCGATGGTTTTAAGCACTGTCGACCCCTAATCACCATAGATGGAACTCATTTGTATGGTAAGTACAAGGGCACGTTACTCATAGACATGGGTACATATGCGAATTCTCAATTGTCCTCTCTTGCTTTTGCTATTGTTGAAAGTGAAAATGGTGAGAGTTGGAAATGGTTCATGAAATGCATTCGACATTTAGTTACTCAGAGGGAAGGTTTGTGTGTCATTTCTGATAGACATGCAGGGATTTTGCAAACAATGAATGAGTTCAATAGTGGGTGGGAGGAGCCGCCTCCCCACCATCGATTTGTACTTCTCACCTTGCCTCTAAAGTCAACACCCAGTTCAATAATGCTTATGTGA
- the LOC130463613 gene encoding uncharacterized protein, with protein MQPLNFKWCSLWVTLFNWLCSMFSLYSRLRFPYCLYVLDLGFFMARSSIMYWFSGLQCRLLNRILVWVVFVRIAPLLLQSSAVLLLDDCFSALLSCVATFIQVATGFFMFVVAFPFVPLVTCMRWTRLVGSVLQTWLPSMLRYPCFGMLLGRLMPNSVRQTFFESKFDDATKNALHSWPENYFSLPLTSFIASSSLLCLVIWVLYTLYYSNLCYGVLLAAEGSTFLWFLLIVPGGCCWIALFQELFQDWTFANFFLCSLSKFDFSFRFQTITKATRFQKHLIIDPVNHCGGIWALWNEDNIKVLNTTLTPRCAHLTILYKPTHTTLLVSGIYCPTKEEEKSLFWDDLSSFYANTTLPWLLIGDFNELLSPIDKLGGNPIHSHQCKRLPTFLSNHQAVDVPCVQTAYSWKSNQDSSLLERIDRAIVDSHFYNLFPKSTVKYGIFSVSDHAPVIFDSNSEYIHSNRLFRFNNMWTLDQDSHDIVKKEWRVRQEGSRFYKIRSKLYNIKLRLRDWAKTKYGNHITKLQKNSDKITELQTKLIIQPFNNILQDHLLRMIKQREKLLAFGQSTWKSFSKKQWLTQGDRNTRFFHQKIKSQSARNTIYRLQNDLGQWESDPTTVQDCLLKSFKHRFVSTSDPNRQLDLSFLPHWISQEQQNDLIQPYSDDEFKEAFFSMDPLKSPGSDGFGPQFFKAYWPIIAPEVTTAIKGFFYHAKLPKALNHSIIALIPKNDNPENPNHFRPISLCNTIYKAISKLLVNRLRPILQHHISPYQNAFTAERSIHDNLLIAQEILNTFQKSTSKVGWCALKLDMEKAYDRIEWDFLWAALYALGFPDKWITWIKACVTTVSYSLKINGSTTHHFLPSRGIRQGDPLSPYLFLICMEVFIFMLSQSSTLPNSGIGIRIAPLTPKIPCLLFADDSLLFVKATSSATNHLKSVITSFCNLSGQLVNFHKSAIIFSKKIEHSRRDLLAGNFSMTKSASLGRYLGAHFSSFKPSKSDYNAIIQKNISRINHWHANFLSKAGRSTLIQSNLEALPAYVCSSFLLPQKTCSNLDSIHRNFFWKQSASSNHTPLISWNKICQPKSLGGLGLRKTRPLNQAFLAKLGWKILMNEENLWVSLIRKKYLSNSTFFEYIPKPKDSSIWRHILCQREILRKGIRWKLGNGKSINFWLDNWVIQDNLLSHLKLNINTVNSNLRVADFILPNHEWDSDKLKSIVPPALAMKIKGLPIPTRDLEDSPIWGATSTGEFSVKSATWIAHGLPFSSHTWNYNWIWSLDVPPKIAIFIWQICHNSIPVRSTLQKRNILPFDVCPLCDTYAETMNHLFIQCPSSKLLWDLQLTKHWLDYFITSHDLLENLTLLRKYPSALCKFTFLIWSLWKERNDCTFNNASFNPFRVFYKANSAYHEWQSRLQLDYHQLTGTPITTLNSTPPPLPSPPIMVRWYPPPLGTFKLNFDGSSKSSSAAAGIIIRNNEGISISACTFNLGQTQAFMAEAIALHKGLQEARRLQIDNLLIEGDNLLIVNAVKGVWSTPWKISNIISDIKHLLTLFTTWDIKHIFREANSAADWIANVGHLIVGNMYIDPTNSQRLATILCNDYSGVTLVRRGS; from the exons ATGCAGCCTTTGAATTTCAAATGGTGTAGTTTGTGGGTTACTCTTTTTAACTGGCTATGTAGCATGTTTTCTCTATATTCTAGACTTCGTTTCCCTTATTGTCTGTATGTTCTAGATTTAGGTTTCTTTATGGCACGTTCCTCAATCATGTACTGGTTTTCTGGGCTCCAATGCAGGCTTCTTAATAGAATTTTAGTTTGGGTTGTTTTTGTTCGAATTGCCCCTCTGTTACTTCAATCTTCTGCAGTATTACTCCTGGATGATTGTTTTTCTGCTCTCTTGTCTTGTGTTGCTACCTTTATTCAGGTTGCCACTGGGTTTTTTATGTTTGTGGTTGCCTTCCCCTTCGTCCCCTTGGTTACCTGTATGAGGTGGACTCGTCTTGTAGGTTCAGTTCTCCAGACTTGGCTCCCTTCCATGTTGAGGTACCCATGCTTTGGGATGCTGCTTGGAAGGTTGATGCCTAATTCTGTGAGGCAAACCTTCTTTGAGTCCAAGTTCGATGATGCAACTAAGAATGCTCTTCATTCTTGGCCTGAGAACTATTTTAGTCTCCCCCTAACCAGTTTTATTGCAAGCTCTTCCTTGTTATGCCTGGTCATTTGGGTTCTCTATACCTTGTATTACTCTAATTTGTGTTACGGTGTTCTGTTAGCTGCAGAAGGTTCAACTTTTCTCTGGTTCTTGCTGATAGTACCGGGTGGTTGCTGCTGGATTGCTCTTTTTCAGGAGCTCTTCCAAGATTGGACCTTTGCgaatttctttttatgttcGCTCTCAaagtttgatttttcattcCGCTT CCAAACTATAACTAAAGCAACTCGATTCCAGAAACATCTCATTATCGACCCTGTCAATCATTGTGGGGGTATTTGGGCGCTTTGGAATGAAGATAACATCAAGGTTTTGAATACAACTTTAACACCCAGATGTGCACATTTAACAATTCTATATAAACCAACTCACACCACTCTCCTCGTATCAGGTATCTATTGCCCAACAAAAGAGGAGGAAAAATCGCTCTTTTGGGATGATCTCTCCTCCTTCTATGCAAACACCACTCTCCCATGGCTCCTTATTGGGGACTTTAATGAACTCCTCTCCCCAATTGATAAACTGGGGGGGAACCCCATTCACTCACATCAATGTAAACGCCTCCCGACCTTTCTGTCTAACCACCAAGCTGTCGATGTTCCTTGTGTACAAACGGCGTACTCCTGGAAATCTAATCAAGACTCCTCCCTCCTTGAACGTATTGATCGCGCCATTGTTGATTCACATTTTTACAACCTTTTTCCTAAGAGCACCGTTAAGTATGGTATTTTTTCGGTATCTGATCACGCTCCTGTCATTTTTGACTCAAACTCTGAATACATCCATTCTAATCGCCTTTTCCGCTTTAACAACATGTGGACGCTTGATCAAGACTCTCATGACATTGTTAAAAAAGAATGGAGAGTCCGACAGGAAGGCTCTCGTTTTTACAAGATCCGATCTAAACTTTATAATATTAAGCTTCGCCTTCGGGATTGGGCAAAAACAAAATATGGGAATCATATTactaagttacaaaaaaatagcGACAAAATCACGGAATTGCaaacaaaattaataattcaacctttcaatAATATCCTTCAGGATCACCTCCTTCGAATGATTAAACAACGAGAAAAATTACTTGCTTTCGGTCAATCCACCTGGAAGAGTTTTAGTAAAAAACAATGGCTTACCCAAGGTGATCGAAACACCCGTTTCTTTCACCAAAAAATCAAATCCCAGTCGGCCAGGAACACGATCTATCGTCTACAAAACGATTTAGGACAATGGGAATCCGATCCCACCACGGTCCAAGATTGTCTTCTTAAATCCTTCAAACATCGGTTCGTATCCACTTCAGATCCTAATAGACAACTTGATCTCTCCTTTCTGCCACATTGGATTTCTCAGGAACAACAAAACGATCTCATCCAACCCTActctgatgatgaatttaaagaAGCTTTCTTCTCAATGGATCCGCTCAAATCTCCGGGATCGGATGGGTTTGGTCCGCAGTTTTTTAAAGCTTACTGGCCAATAATTGCTCCAGAAGTTACTACTGCAATCAAGGGCTTTTTCTACCATGCCAAACTCCCCAAAGCCCTGAATCACTCCATAATTGCTCTTATTCCCAAAAACGATAACCCAGAAAATCCCAATCATTTTCGACCCATCAGTCTATGTAATACCATCTATAAAGCAATATCGAAATTATTAGTCAACCGACTAAGACCTATTCTCCAACATCACATAAGCCCCTATCAGAATGCCTTTACGGCCGAACGTTCTATCCACGATAATTTACTGATAGCACAAGAAATTTTAAATACCTTCCAAAAATCCACTTCAAAGGTTGGATGGTGTGCGCTTAAACTCGATATGGAAAAAGCTTATGATAGAATCGAATGGGACTTCCTTTGGGCCGCCCTTTACGCCCTTGGATTCCCGGACAAGTGGATTACCTGGATTAAAGCTTGTGTTACAACAGTCTCTTACTCTCTTAAAATCAACGGCTCTACAACGCATCACTTCTTACCTTCGAGAGGTATCCGCCAAGGAGACCCTCTATCCCCGTATCTCTTTCTTATCTGTATGGAAGTTTTCATTTTTATGCTTTCCCAAAGTAGCACACTTCCGAACTCAGGAATTGGAATCCGTATTGCCCCTCTCACTCCGAAAATTCCCTGCCTCCTGTTTGCTGACGACAGTCTTCTGTTTGTTAAAGCTACTTCATCAGCTACAAATCATTTAAAATCTGTGATAACTTCCTTCTGCAACTTATCAGGTCAACTAGTCAATTTTCATAAATCGGCGATCATCTTCTCAAAAAAAATAGAACATTCCCGTAGAGATTTACTTGCTGGGAATTTCTCTATGACTAAATCTGCCTCACTCGGAAGATATCTAGGTGCCCACTTCTCTTCATTTAAACCTTCCAAATCAGACTATAATGCGATAATCCAGAAAAATATCTCTCGGATCAACCATTGGCATGCAAATTTCCTTTCTAAAGCAGGTAGGTCTACCCTCATTCAAAGTAATCTCGAAGCACTACCGGCTTACGTCTGCTCCTCCTTCTTATTACCTCAAAAAACATGCTCGAATTTAGACTCTATCCATCGTAACTTCTTCTGGAAACAATCCGCTTCCTCTAACCATACCCCGCTTATCTCATGGAACAAGATTTGTCAACCTAAAAGTCTAGGGGGTCTAGGGCTCAGGAAAACAAGACCTCTTAACCAAGCCTTCCTTGCGAAGCTTGGCTGGAAAATCTTAATGAACGAAGAAAACCTCTGGGTCTCattaattaggaaaaaatatCTCTCCAACTCAACCTTTTTTGAATATATTCCTAAACCAAAAGACTCCTCTATCTGGCGTCATATCCTTTGCCAAAGAGAGATTCTGCGCAAAGGTATTCGTTGGAAACTCGGGAACGGCAAATCTATTAATTTCTGGCTTGACAACTGGGTTATCCAGGATAATCTCCTTAGTCACTTAAAATTGAATATCAATACAGTTAATTCGAATCTACGTGTTGCTGATTTCATCCTCCCTAACCACGAATGGGATAGTGATAAATTAAAATCTATAGTTCCTCCCGCCTTAGCTATGAAAATTAAGGGATTACCTATTCCAACTAGAGACCTTGAGGATTCTCCAATTTGGGGAGCTACTTCGACGGGAGAGTTTTCCGTCAAATCCGCGACTTGGATAGCTCATGGGTTACCTTTCTCTTCCCATACTTGGAACTATAACTGGATCTGGAGCTTAGACGTCCCACCTAAAATTGCTATTTTTATATGGCAAATTTGCCATAATAGCATTCCTGTACGAAGTACACTCCAGAAACGTAATATCCTGCCTTTTGATGTTTGTCCACTTTGTGATACTTATGCTGAAACTATGAATCATCTTTTCATTCAATGCCCTTCCTCTAAACTCTTGTGGGATCTCCAATTAACTAAACACTGGCTGGATTATTTTATCACCTCCCACGACCTTCTTGAAAATCTAACCCTTCTCAGGAAGTACCCCTCTGCTTTATGTAAGTTCACCTTCCTAATTTGGTCCCTTTGGAAGGAAAGAAACGATTGTACCTTCAACAATGCGTCCTTCAACCCATTCCGGGTTTTCTACAAGGCAAACTCTGCTTACCATGAATGGCAATCTCGTCTCCAACTTGACTATCACCAGCTTACGGGCACCCCTATCACTACCCTCAATTCCACCCCTCCACCTCTCCCTTCCCCTCCAATCATGGTTCGCTGGTACCCCCCTCCACTCGGCACCTTCAAACTCAACTTCGACGGCTCCAGTAAATCTTCTTCAGCAGCAGCAGGAATCATCATCCGTAATAATGAAGGAATTTCAATTTCAGCATGTACTTTTAATCTTGGTCAAACTCAAGCCTTCATGGCTGAAGCCATCGCTCTCCACAAAGGTCTACAAGAAGCTAGGCGTCTTCAGATCGATAATCTCCTTATCGAAGGTGATAATCTTCTTATCGTTAATGCAGTTAAAGGGGTGTGGTCTACTCCTTGGAAGATCAGTAACATTATTTCTGATATCAAACATCTCCTCACCCTCTTTACCACGTGGGATATCAAGCACATTTTCAGAGAAGCAAATTCGGCTGCAGATTGGATAGCGAATGTCGGTCACCTAATTGTTGGAAATATGTATATAGATCCTACTAATAGCCAGAGATTAGCTACTATCTTGTGTAATGATTACTCAGGAGTGACTCTCGTGCGGAGAGGCTCCTAA